Proteins encoded by one window of Desulfovibrio ferrophilus:
- a CDS encoding glycosyl transferase family 2: MPQKQPPLFSVITPSRGNRPLALAQAIASVDAAAAYAIAELPPAGVEMLVGFDGVKGQRTSPDGHPAPDYVRFFDLPHDGNFGNAIRDTLLRAARGRFVLFVDDDNALTPEAFSLYLQGLEYEMQVGRIDVSRAFDKPFLPEDAPGRELVRQGNIDPLCLCLSRELITIRCGGWQGEGGYESDYLNILRYARRARSIRRIDQLVGIYDAGCGLDDTGFNSRQLKQTDRKTT; the protein is encoded by the coding sequence ATGCCGCAGAAACAACCACCACTATTTTCCGTCATCACCCCCAGCCGTGGGAATCGTCCTCTGGCCCTGGCCCAGGCCATTGCCAGTGTCGACGCCGCAGCAGCTTACGCCATTGCAGAACTGCCTCCCGCAGGAGTCGAGATGCTTGTGGGCTTTGACGGAGTCAAAGGCCAGCGCACCAGCCCAGATGGTCATCCCGCACCGGATTACGTCCGCTTCTTCGACCTGCCCCATGACGGCAACTTCGGCAACGCCATTCGCGACACCCTGCTCCGGGCAGCGCGAGGCCGATTCGTGCTCTTCGTGGATGATGACAACGCCCTGACCCCAGAGGCCTTCAGCCTGTATCTCCAAGGCCTGGAATACGAGATGCAGGTTGGGCGCATCGATGTCAGCCGGGCCTTTGACAAGCCTTTCCTGCCCGAAGACGCCCCTGGCAGGGAGTTGGTCCGCCAAGGCAACATCGACCCCTTGTGTCTGTGCCTGTCCCGCGAACTGATCACCATTCGCTGTGGAGGTTGGCAGGGTGAAGGCGGCTATGAATCCGACTACCTGAACATCCTGCGCTATGCCCGACGCGCCCGATCCATCCGCAGGATTGACCAACTTGTGGGCATCTACGATGCCGGATGCGGACTGGACGACACCGGATTCAACTCCAGACAGCTCAAGCAGACGGACAGGAAAACGACATGA
- the thrS gene encoding threonine--tRNA ligase, giving the protein MQISVGGEVVEAQAGDTCGDVLSKALSKKKFKQVVAADCGGTILDLSRPIGDGCTELQAVFEDTPQGLDVIRHSAAHIMAEAVKRLFPDAQVTIGPSIESGFFYDFDFERPFTPDDLEAIEAEMKSSVGRDLPFERSEVSKDEAKALFEGLGEHYKGEIMDDLGGEEFSLYAHGEFTDLCRGPHIPSTGKLKAFKLMSVAGAYWRGDEKNKMLQRIYGTAFGSEKDLKKHLNQLEEAKKRDHRKLGPALDLFSFHEEGGAGMAYWHPKGALLRTILEDFVNHEMLKRGYDIVRTPQILKRELWETSGHYENYRENMYFTEIDDVPYGVKPMNCVAHMMIYNTGLKSYRDLPKRYFEFGVVHRHEMSGVLHGLLRVRQFTQDDAHIICRPDQLHDEIKGVMDWIQALMGLFEFECMMEISTRPEKSIGSEEDWERATSALMNAMDDMGLPYQINEGDGAFYGPKIDVKLRDCLGREWQCSTIQVDFTLPERFDMVYIGEDGERHRPVMVHRAIMGSVERFIGVLTEHYAGAFPTWLAPVQARIVTVTDAQKEFAETALTALRERGVRVEADLRNEKLGYKVREAQVQKIPYIFVIGDKEVESGGVNVRLRGENLGLKTFDEAAGMVLTECQEPFKRGGMSYSFSSYPIPV; this is encoded by the coding sequence GTGCAGATTTCCGTTGGTGGAGAAGTTGTCGAGGCGCAGGCGGGTGATACCTGTGGTGATGTCCTGAGTAAGGCATTGTCCAAGAAGAAATTCAAACAGGTGGTGGCCGCTGACTGTGGTGGAACCATTCTGGACCTGTCCAGGCCCATTGGCGACGGTTGTACAGAGCTGCAGGCCGTGTTCGAAGACACTCCCCAGGGGCTGGACGTGATCCGTCACAGTGCCGCCCACATCATGGCTGAAGCCGTGAAGCGGTTGTTCCCCGATGCGCAGGTGACGATTGGGCCTTCCATCGAGAGCGGCTTCTTCTACGATTTCGATTTTGAGCGTCCCTTCACTCCCGATGATCTCGAGGCCATCGAAGCCGAGATGAAGAGCAGTGTCGGGCGTGATCTGCCTTTTGAGCGGAGCGAGGTGTCCAAGGACGAGGCCAAGGCCCTGTTCGAAGGCCTGGGTGAGCACTACAAGGGTGAGATCATGGACGATCTGGGCGGTGAGGAGTTTTCCCTCTACGCCCATGGTGAGTTCACCGATCTTTGCCGTGGTCCCCATATCCCCTCCACCGGCAAATTGAAGGCCTTCAAGCTGATGTCCGTGGCCGGTGCCTACTGGCGCGGTGACGAGAAGAACAAGATGCTGCAGCGCATCTACGGCACGGCCTTTGGTTCCGAAAAGGATCTCAAGAAGCACTTGAATCAGCTGGAAGAGGCCAAGAAGCGTGATCATCGCAAGCTCGGCCCGGCGCTGGATCTGTTCAGCTTCCACGAGGAAGGTGGCGCGGGCATGGCCTACTGGCATCCCAAAGGCGCGTTGCTGCGGACCATTCTTGAGGACTTCGTGAACCACGAGATGCTCAAGCGCGGTTACGACATTGTTCGTACCCCACAGATTTTGAAGCGCGAGCTTTGGGAGACCTCGGGCCATTATGAGAACTATCGTGAGAACATGTATTTCACGGAGATCGATGATGTGCCCTATGGCGTCAAGCCCATGAACTGCGTTGCGCACATGATGATCTACAACACGGGGCTCAAAAGCTACCGTGATCTGCCCAAGCGATATTTCGAGTTCGGCGTGGTCCATCGCCACGAGATGTCCGGAGTGCTGCACGGCCTGCTGCGTGTGCGCCAGTTCACTCAGGATGATGCCCACATCATCTGCCGTCCGGATCAGTTGCATGACGAGATCAAGGGAGTCATGGACTGGATTCAGGCGCTGATGGGGCTGTTCGAGTTCGAGTGCATGATGGAAATCAGCACCCGCCCCGAAAAGTCCATTGGTTCTGAAGAGGACTGGGAGCGCGCCACCAGCGCATTGATGAACGCCATGGATGATATGGGTTTGCCGTATCAGATCAATGAGGGCGACGGTGCCTTCTATGGTCCCAAGATCGACGTCAAGCTGCGTGATTGCCTGGGCCGCGAATGGCAGTGCTCCACAATTCAGGTGGATTTCACCTTGCCAGAACGATTTGACATGGTATACATCGGCGAGGACGGTGAAAGACACCGCCCCGTTATGGTCCATCGGGCCATCATGGGTTCCGTCGAACGCTTCATCGGAGTGCTGACCGAGCACTATGCCGGAGCCTTCCCCACCTGGCTGGCACCAGTCCAGGCGCGGATCGTGACCGTGACCGATGCCCAGAAGGAATTCGCCGAAACCGCCTTGACGGCCCTGCGTGAACGTGGGGTGCGTGTTGAGGCGGATTTGCGCAATGAGAAATTGGGTTATAAGGTTCGTGAAGCGCAAGTACAAAAAATTCCCTATATCTTTGTGATAGGGGACAAGGAAGTGGAGTCCGGCGGCGTGAATGTGCGTTTGCGGGGCGAGAATCTCGGCCTTAAAACTTTTGATGAGGCCGCAGGAATGGTACTGACCGAGTGTCAGGAACCGTTCAAACGAGGAGGAATGAGCTATAGCTTCAGCAGCTACCCAATCCCGGTGTAA
- the rpmI gene encoding 50S ribosomal protein L35, translating to MPKIKTNRSAAKRFKLTGSGKISRRRQGLRHILTKKSQKRKNRLGKATLVDKSNESAVRRMVPKATLKK from the coding sequence ATGCCCAAGATCAAGACCAACAGGAGCGCCGCCAAGCGTTTCAAGCTGACCGGCTCGGGCAAGATTTCCCGCCGCCGTCAGGGGCTCCGTCACATCCTCACCAAGAAGTCGCAGAAGCGTAAGAACCGTCTTGGTAAGGCCACTTTGGTTGACAAGTCCAATGAGAGTGCCGTGCGCCGCATGGTGCCCAAGGCCACGTTGAAAAAGTAG
- a CDS encoding acyltransferase has translation MSDHIHLAMRGEDNEIQHRDCDFDNVTLDIIGNDNTIIFGRYARLRNTTLTLRGSGHRIHIGAHCEIEALNLRLLHGKGLFAVGDGSFILEMEASIFEGTRCTLGRDCLVSRGVTIATGDAHSILDTETGQRLNPSDDITIGDHVWLGLEAMLLKGATIGADCVIGARAVVTGNIPSGSLAAGAPAKALRQGITWDRELIPMAKK, from the coding sequence ATGAGCGACCATATCCACCTCGCCATGCGCGGCGAAGACAACGAAATCCAGCACAGGGACTGCGACTTCGACAACGTCACTCTTGACATCATCGGCAATGACAACACCATTATCTTCGGTCGCTATGCCCGCCTCAGAAACACAACGCTGACCCTGCGCGGCAGTGGCCATCGCATCCATATCGGGGCTCATTGCGAAATCGAGGCCCTCAACCTGCGCCTGCTCCACGGCAAAGGATTGTTTGCAGTGGGGGATGGCAGCTTCATTCTGGAGATGGAAGCCAGCATTTTCGAAGGAACCCGCTGCACTCTGGGGCGCGACTGTCTGGTTTCACGCGGTGTCACCATTGCCACAGGTGACGCCCACTCCATTCTGGACACGGAAACAGGCCAGCGGCTGAACCCCTCTGACGACATTACCATAGGGGATCATGTCTGGCTGGGGCTGGAGGCCATGCTTCTCAAAGGGGCAACCATCGGAGCAGACTGCGTGATCGGAGCCAGAGCCGTTGTGACCGGGAACATCCCCTCAGGAAGCCTGGCTGCAGGGGCACCGGCCAAGGCCTTGCGCCAAGGCATCACCTGGGACCGCGAACTGATCCCCATGGCAAAAAAATAA
- the pheS gene encoding phenylalanine--tRNA ligase subunit alpha, whose amino-acid sequence MSEAGSILVTELESLVPELKDALTGASDSDGLEEIRVKYLGRKGLLAAKLATLKDLPVEDKPLVGKAGNAVKTELTELFAAREAELARAGVDAALSRFDPTMPGRTPAMGSLHPITLVMEEICQVFTGLGFEVVSGPEIETDWYNFEALNLAPEHPARDMQDTLYVTDNVVLRTHTSPLQIRTMMERKPPVAAVAPGKVYRRDSDLTHTPMFHQIEGFLVDHEVSMADLRGTLTSFLQQIFGKDTRVRFRPSFFPFTEPSAEVDISCCMCGGSGEVAGAPCRVCKQTGWVEILGCGMIDPEVFKAVEYDPEVYTGFAFGLGVERVAMLKYGIGDLRMFFENDTRFLSQFS is encoded by the coding sequence GTGTCTGAAGCGGGTTCTATTCTCGTCACGGAGTTGGAGTCCCTTGTCCCCGAATTGAAGGATGCACTGACTGGTGCATCCGACAGTGACGGGCTTGAGGAAATCAGGGTTAAGTATCTGGGCCGAAAGGGTCTTCTGGCCGCGAAACTCGCGACGTTGAAGGACCTGCCGGTTGAGGACAAGCCGTTGGTCGGCAAAGCCGGTAACGCCGTGAAAACGGAGTTGACCGAGCTGTTTGCCGCGCGCGAGGCCGAATTGGCCCGTGCCGGTGTCGACGCTGCCCTGTCCCGGTTCGATCCGACCATGCCCGGGCGCACCCCTGCCATGGGTTCGCTGCATCCCATTACTCTGGTCATGGAAGAGATCTGTCAGGTCTTTACCGGGCTTGGGTTTGAGGTTGTCAGCGGGCCGGAGATCGAGACCGACTGGTATAACTTCGAGGCGTTGAATCTGGCGCCTGAGCATCCCGCCCGCGATATGCAGGACACCCTGTATGTCACGGATAATGTGGTGCTGCGCACCCACACCTCGCCCCTGCAAATCCGTACCATGATGGAGCGCAAGCCCCCCGTGGCAGCGGTGGCACCGGGCAAGGTCTATCGTCGGGACTCCGACCTGACGCATACGCCCATGTTCCACCAGATCGAAGGGTTCCTGGTTGATCATGAAGTGTCCATGGCCGATCTGCGCGGAACGTTAACCTCGTTTCTGCAGCAGATTTTCGGCAAGGATACGCGTGTGCGTTTCCGTCCCAGCTTCTTCCCGTTCACCGAGCCTAGTGCCGAAGTGGACATCAGCTGCTGCATGTGCGGTGGTTCCGGAGAAGTTGCAGGCGCTCCCTGCCGAGTCTGCAAGCAGACTGGTTGGGTGGAGATTCTCGGCTGTGGAATGATCGATCCCGAAGTGTTCAAGGCTGTGGAGTATGACCCGGAGGTTTATACCGGGTTTGCCTTTGGCCTTGGCGTGGAGCGAGTTGCCATGCTCAAATACGGCATCGGTGACCTGCGCATGTTCTTCGAGAACGACACCCGCTTCCTGTCTCAGTTTTCTTAA
- the pheT gene encoding phenylalanine--tRNA ligase subunit beta: MLLSLNWLREFVPFEGTDQELGDKLTMLGLELEEIIHPFEHLANVVVGHVVECDRHPEAEKLSVTKVDVGEAELLPIVCGAPNVAQGQKVAVAKIGAVLPGDFKIKKAKLRGQLSMGMICAEDELGLGDSHSGIMVLDESLEVGIPLVDALNLDQVVFDIGVTPNRADCNSVLGLARETALAYGLPLTLPELKLNESGEDCSDMVKIVIDDPAQCPLFQGRVIKGIQVGPAPAWMRYRLIAVGQRPISNMVDVSNYVMFELGHPNHAYDLNLIKGATIRVGQASDGQTFTTLDDQERKLTAADLLIWDAERPVGLAGVMGGAETEVHEGTTDIFLELAVFNPPTVRKTARRLSLPSEASYRFERGVDQGLAKYCIDRTAALMAECGAGQLLPGMCVSEPRPWLNRTLRFRRERAEKLLGIELSEEFCRTTITGMGCKVNDTNAEDWSVEAPSHRLDLEREVDLFEEIARVYGMDRIPAVLPRVSKSLDSIGKEDTRYTFTMKLKHWARGVGLREAINYSFVGDDELDLLGLPKEGRVPVMNPLSEDQNMMRTVLAPGLLGNVRTNVGHGSRHLRLFEVAHVFWADEHSETTVNEPTRLALMVTGRRERERWPWPAEDFAEYEDLKGFVEHLLQHLGLPGANFKTVEGHTYLTPCVQVIVDGRSVGLLGCVNGDVADHYNARRDVWLGELDVDLLREMFEALTPGFEPLAVYPPIRRDITVIAPEGLSVAQIIGAIEGMKVDLLEDVTMVDLYEPEGEAVRNVTVRLTYRHAKKTLKDKEVDKRHSKVVEGLLKALPVRV; the protein is encoded by the coding sequence ATGCTGTTGAGTCTGAATTGGTTGCGGGAATTCGTGCCCTTCGAAGGCACGGATCAGGAACTGGGTGACAAGCTGACCATGCTTGGTCTCGAGCTGGAAGAAATCATCCATCCCTTTGAGCACCTGGCGAACGTGGTCGTGGGTCACGTGGTGGAGTGCGACAGGCATCCCGAGGCCGAAAAGCTATCCGTGACCAAGGTAGACGTGGGTGAGGCTGAACTGCTGCCCATCGTCTGCGGTGCGCCTAACGTGGCCCAGGGGCAGAAAGTGGCCGTGGCCAAGATCGGTGCAGTGCTGCCTGGCGACTTCAAGATCAAGAAGGCCAAGCTTCGCGGCCAGTTGTCCATGGGCATGATCTGCGCCGAGGATGAACTGGGACTGGGCGACAGCCATTCCGGAATCATGGTTCTGGACGAGAGCCTTGAGGTCGGTATCCCTCTGGTGGACGCCCTGAATCTGGACCAGGTGGTCTTTGACATCGGCGTGACCCCCAACCGTGCAGACTGCAACTCCGTGCTGGGGTTGGCCCGCGAGACCGCACTGGCCTATGGATTGCCTCTGACCCTGCCCGAACTCAAGCTCAATGAATCCGGCGAAGACTGCTCGGACATGGTCAAGATCGTCATTGACGACCCGGCCCAGTGTCCGCTGTTTCAGGGGCGCGTGATCAAGGGCATCCAGGTCGGACCTGCTCCGGCCTGGATGCGATACCGCCTGATTGCCGTGGGCCAGCGCCCCATCAGCAACATGGTGGATGTCTCCAACTACGTGATGTTTGAGTTGGGACATCCCAACCACGCCTATGATTTGAACCTGATCAAGGGTGCAACCATCCGCGTGGGACAGGCCAGCGACGGCCAGACCTTCACCACCTTGGACGATCAGGAGCGCAAACTCACTGCCGCCGACCTGTTGATCTGGGATGCTGAGCGCCCGGTGGGGCTGGCCGGTGTCATGGGCGGTGCCGAGACCGAAGTCCACGAAGGTACCACTGATATTTTCCTCGAACTGGCGGTCTTCAATCCGCCCACCGTGCGCAAGACCGCCCGCCGCTTGAGCCTGCCCAGCGAGGCGTCCTACCGCTTCGAACGTGGAGTGGACCAGGGGCTGGCCAAGTATTGTATCGACCGCACGGCCGCACTCATGGCCGAGTGTGGAGCCGGACAATTGCTGCCGGGTATGTGTGTGTCCGAGCCTCGTCCCTGGCTGAATCGTACTCTGCGATTCCGACGCGAACGTGCCGAGAAGCTATTGGGCATCGAGCTTTCCGAAGAATTCTGCCGCACCACCATCACTGGCATGGGCTGCAAGGTCAACGACACCAATGCCGAGGACTGGAGCGTCGAGGCACCGAGCCACCGCCTGGACCTGGAGCGCGAGGTGGACCTGTTTGAGGAGATTGCCCGTGTCTATGGCATGGATCGTATCCCCGCTGTGTTGCCGCGAGTTTCCAAGTCGCTGGATTCCATCGGCAAGGAAGATACGCGCTATACGTTCACCATGAAGCTCAAGCATTGGGCACGGGGTGTGGGCCTGCGCGAAGCGATCAATTACAGCTTTGTGGGCGACGACGAGTTGGATTTGTTGGGCCTGCCCAAGGAAGGTCGCGTCCCGGTCATGAATCCTCTGTCCGAGGATCAGAACATGATGCGTACCGTGCTGGCTCCAGGCCTGCTGGGTAACGTGCGTACCAACGTGGGCCATGGCTCCCGCCATCTCCGTCTGTTCGAAGTGGCTCATGTCTTCTGGGCGGATGAGCACTCAGAGACCACAGTCAACGAGCCCACCCGTCTGGCGCTAATGGTCACTGGCCGTCGCGAACGCGAGCGCTGGCCCTGGCCCGCTGAAGATTTCGCCGAGTATGAAGATCTCAAAGGCTTTGTGGAGCACCTGCTCCAGCATCTGGGATTGCCCGGGGCCAATTTCAAGACCGTGGAAGGGCATACCTACCTGACGCCTTGTGTGCAGGTGATTGTGGATGGCCGTTCTGTGGGGCTGCTTGGCTGCGTCAATGGCGATGTGGCAGACCATTACAACGCCCGTCGTGACGTCTGGCTTGGTGAATTGGACGTGGACCTGCTGCGTGAGATGTTCGAGGCTCTGACTCCCGGATTCGAACCCTTGGCCGTGTACCCGCCCATCCGGCGCGACATCACCGTCATTGCGCCTGAGGGATTGTCCGTGGCTCAGATCATCGGAGCCATCGAAGGCATGAAGGTCGATCTGCTGGAAGACGTGACCATGGTGGACCTGTACGAGCCCGAGGGTGAGGCTGTGCGCAACGTAACCGTGCGCCTGACTTATCGCCACGCCAAGAAGACCCTGAAGGACAAGGAAGTGGACAAGCGTCACTCCAAGGTTGTCGAGGGTTTGCTCAAGGCGTTGCCGGTTCGCGTGTAA
- the rplT gene encoding 50S ribosomal protein L20 yields the protein MRIKRGKVAKRRHKKYLKMAKGYRGARSKLYTTARETVERALVYAYRDRKVRKREFRKLWIIRINAAARMHGLSYSKLIHGLNQAGVELNRKVLADIAVRDKEAFGKIAEIAKSKVN from the coding sequence ATGAGAATTAAAAGAGGAAAAGTCGCCAAGAGGCGTCATAAAAAATATTTGAAGATGGCCAAGGGCTATCGTGGTGCTCGCAGCAAGCTGTACACCACGGCACGGGAAACCGTTGAGCGCGCCCTTGTCTATGCTTACCGCGATCGCAAGGTCCGTAAGCGTGAGTTCCGCAAGCTGTGGATCATCCGCATCAACGCTGCTGCGCGTATGCACGGTCTGTCCTATTCCAAGCTCATTCACGGCCTGAATCAGGCCGGTGTTGAGTTGAACCGCAAGGTTCTGGCTGACATCGCAGTGCGTGACAAAGAGGCCTTCGGCAAGATTGCCGAGATCGCAAAGTCCAAGGTGAACTAG
- the infC gene encoding translation initiation factor IF-3 produces the protein MASAATQSRCNRQIRVREVRVIGADGEQAGIMATQDALQMAMDLGLDLVEVAPNSRPPVCKIMDYGRYKYQLQKKQQEARRKQSTVQIKEIKVRPKTDDHDFNTKLKHVLRFLEGGDRVKVTVFFRGREIVHKDRGMMILQRMVEAVGDLAKVEQQPRSEGRTMSLLLAPIKLQQP, from the coding sequence ATAGCTTCAGCAGCTACCCAATCCCGGTGTAACAGGCAGATCCGTGTGCGCGAAGTGCGCGTGATCGGGGCCGACGGCGAGCAAGCGGGCATTATGGCCACTCAGGATGCATTGCAGATGGCAATGGATCTGGGTCTTGATCTGGTGGAAGTCGCGCCGAATTCCCGGCCACCCGTGTGTAAGATCATGGACTACGGCAGGTACAAATACCAGCTGCAGAAAAAGCAGCAGGAAGCCCGTAGAAAGCAGAGCACGGTCCAGATCAAAGAGATCAAGGTGAGGCCTAAAACCGATGATCACGACTTCAACACCAAGTTGAAGCACGTGCTGCGTTTCCTTGAGGGCGGCGACCGAGTGAAGGTCACCGTATTCTTCAGGGGTCGCGAGATTGTGCACAAGGATCGTGGAATGATGATCCTGCAGCGCATGGTCGAAGCCGTGGGTGATCTCGCCAAGGTCGAGCAGCAGCCGCGTTCCGAGGGCCGCACGATGAGCCTTTTGCTGGCACCCATCAAATTGCAGCAGCCGTAG